Proteins encoded together in one Lathyrus oleraceus cultivar Zhongwan6 chromosome 5, CAAS_Psat_ZW6_1.0, whole genome shotgun sequence window:
- the LOC127085210 gene encoding cysteine proteinase inhibitor, with protein sequence MATLGGVSEVAGTPNNLEIDSLARYAVEQHNAKHNALLEFSRVISAKHQVVSGTLHHIILEANDGGNKKVYEAKVWEKSWLNFKEVQDFKLLQDASSQ encoded by the exons ATGGCAACACTTGGTGGAGTTAGCGAAGTGGCAGGAACCCCCAACAACCTTGAGATCGACAGTCTCGCTCGCTACGCTGTTGAGCAACACAACGCCAAACAT AATGCACTTCTGGAATTTTCAAGGGTGATAAGTGCAAAACATCAAGTGGTTTCTGGTACTTTGCACCACATCATTCTAGAGGCAAATGATGGGGGGAATAAAAAGGTTTATGAAGCCAAGGTTTGGGAAAAGTCTTGGCTCAACTTCAAGGAGGTGCAGGACTTCAAGCTTCTCCAAGATGCCTCTTCCCAGTGA